The sequence GCTGATGAGTTAAACCAGGCATCGGTGAATAAATGGCTAAATTGATTCCTACCCGTATTGTAGCCATAATTGGCAAAGGCCGACAATGTTGGATAGTACCGCTTGGCTACGCTCTGAACGTCAAGATCAGCCAGTTCGATTTGCGATTGTAGTGTGGCAAACTCAATCCGTTGATTATAGTCGAATTGTTCAGTTACTGGCTGAACCGTTGTCCGTTCTACTTCGTCAAGGTCGATGTCCTTTATGTCTTCCGTTAGCGCAATGTTGTCGTTTATGCCAAGCCCCATCTGAAACTTAAGCAGATAATAACTCAGCTCGATCAGATTCTGTACATTCTGCCGCTCTGCTTTCAGGTTATTGACCTGCACTTCAAGTCGGCTCACATCGATCTTTTCGGCAAAACCCTGTTTGTTCAGGCCGAGCGTGTTCTGATAGAGTGTATCGACCCGACTGATGTTCAGATCCAGCAGTTTCAATTGCTGCTCATTGACCAGGACACTATAATAGGCTTTGGCCACCTGCTCAGCAACGGTTACTTTCGAAGCCATAATATTTTTCTGCGCCAGCTGCCGATAGGTATCAGCCGCCCGTAGTCCTAGTCGATACGATGCATCGAACAAGAGCTGGTTCAGATTTCCCGTTAAACTTCCCGAGTAATTAACGCCAAACTGCACTGGAACGGCAGGAGCATCTGGTGATGCCTTAGGGTCGAAAAAGACAGCGGGCAGAAACACGCGCTGAATAATCAGATTATCCATTACCTGACCGGAAGCACTCACCTGAGGAAGTGCAACACCTCTCAGTTCACGAATACGACCTTCGGCGCTCTGAGCATCCAGCACCGAGTTTTTAACATTGATATTGTGTTCAACGGCAAACCGAATCGCTTCATTCAGCGAAAAACTCTGTCGGTCCTGAGCTAACAATAAACCCGGACTACTCAGCAGGCTGAGGAGCCAGATCATTACTGTCCGCTTGGTACTCCTTGTTATCATAACTGTGGTGGTTAACGTACTGGTTGTAAATGATAAATCCTTTTTCTGTCAGCATGCCGCGCACAAAATGGTGCATCAGTTCATGTTGAATTTCCAGCATCGTATACTGGTCTGTGGGGAAGATTTCATTGTTGAATGCTAGTTCAATTTGTTCGACCCGCAAACGGGCTAAAAGAGTTGGATTAATGTCTGACCGATACAATCCCTGAGAAATACCTTTTTGTATATTTTCAAGAATAGAATGCATAATATGTTGTTCTTTATACTGCCGGAACAACGCAAATGCCTGTGGATAGTGACGTTTAATATCAATCAATAAATTGGGACTGACCTGATCGGCATGTTTCTGCATCATTGTCAATACATGCAGAATTTCCTCTACTGGATTGTCTGTCTTAATGGTCATGCATTCCATTTCCGATTGATTCTTAACCATCTTGTCGCGCATAACCTGATAAAGAATCTGTTCCTTATCAGCGAAATGCTGATAGATGGTTTTCTTTGAAATGCCGAGTTGCCTGGCTATATCTTCCATCGTTACGGATCGAACTCCATACTTCCAAAACAATCGCTCAGTCTCCGCCAGAATTCGTTCTTTCATTATGTGAAAATAGAACTTTTACGGGGTGAACTTTGGAAACTCAAATATAGTTCGGAGTTTCCGGCTTATTTTTGGTTATATGACGAACGGCCCAAATACCGGAGTGAACCGCCGAAAAAGACCGATGAACTTGCGGCTCTTCAGGCCCTATTCCGGGGATAGAAAGATTAGATAAAAGAAACTGGACGAGTTGCTTATATAGAAAAAATACTATTCGCCAATCTGAAAAAAACGCACATCGGCTTTCACATTAGTAAGTAATTCACGCGTACGCTCCGGGCGGGCGTCGGTGATAAATAGCTGGCCGAACGCCCCTTCATCCATCTGCTGGATGAGTTTGCCGATGCGTCGGTCATCAAGTTTGTCGAAAATATCATCCAGTAGCAAAATTGGCTTAACGCCCTTCTCAGCCTGCAATTGATCAAACTGTGCCAGTTTCAGCGCAATGACGAATGTTTTCTGCTGCCCCTGAGAGCCAAATTTTTTCAAAGCAACCGGCTCGCCCGAACGATCACCGATCATGAAAGCATAATCATCTTTATGGACACCCATTGTTGTGCGTTGCAAAACCGTATCGCGCCGGCGAAAATGGCGAAACTCATCGGCAAAGTCCGGATTGCTCACCTCCGATTCATACACGATACTGACAGTCTCCCGGTCATCGCTCAGGTACGCATAGTGTGCCTGAAAACTAGGCAGGAACTCTTCCACAAACTGTCGGCGACGGTCGTGTATTTTCTGTCCCAGTTCCAGCAAGGGTTCGTCGTAGGTATCCAGCAAATCATTGTCGACCTGGTTTCGTTCGGCAAAGAGTTTTAGCAGGCTGTTCCGCTGCTTAAGCACCTGCTGATAGGTCAGGTAATTACGAAGGTATTCAGCATCGAGCTGCGATAATACGCCATCGAAGAAATGACGACGGTCTTCGCTATGCTCTCGCACGAGGTCTGTATCATTCGGAGCAACCAGCACAACCGGAAAACGGCCGATGTGCTCGCTGATGCGTTCATATGGCTTTTTGTCGGCCATCAATACCTTCCGCTGCCCCCGCTGTAAACTAATGGTAATTTGTACGGTACGCTCGTGTTCTTCAAAAATACCATCTATAATAAAATAGTCGGCATCATGCAGAATGCTCAACGCGTCCTGGCTCTGAAACGCACTTTTGCTCAATGCCAGAAAATAAACGGCATCTAATAAGTTCGTTTTACCACTACCATTTGGCCCGACAATCACGTTCACCTGTCGTCCAAACGCATACCGGCCATCTTCATAGTTCTTAAAATTGGTCAGGCTCAGCTTTTCCAGGTGCATAGGTGTATTGCATAACGCTATAATGCGTAATTTCGCAGCAGTTAATCGCTCATTCAGTTAAGTGTACTAAATGAGCAATTGATATTGGCAACAAAGATACAGGCGGTTTGTTAGGTAAACAGAGTCTCATCAAGTTGCTAAAAGCGATTGCTGATTTATATTGAACTCATTCCTCATGGCAAGCGTCAAAGAGAAATCCGAGCGGGGAACAACCGCAAAACAGAACGGCAAAGCTCCAGCAGCTGCAAAAACACAGCACCCCAAAGAGCGCTATATGTACTGGTATGAATCCATGCAGTTACAGCGTAAATTCGAAGAGAAAGCCGGACAGCTCTACGGACAACAGAAAATTCGGGGTTTCTGCCATCTTTACATTGGCCAGGAAGCCTGCTCATCAGGGTCCTATTCGGCCCTTACTAAAGATGACAAATGGATTACAGCCTATCGTGACCACGGTATCCCACTGGCCTTAGGTTCTGATCCAAAAGCCATCATGGCGGAGTTGTTTGCAAAACAAACCGGCTCCTCCAAAGGTAAAGGTGGCTCAATGCATATCTTCGACAAGTCGGTAAACTTTGTTGGCGGTCATGGTATCGTCGGGGCACAGATCCCGATGGGAGCTGGAATTGCCTTCTCCGAGAAATATAATAAGACTGGTAATCTCTGCATCTGCTTCATGGGCGATGGTGCTGTTCGGCAAGGTGCCCTGCACGAAGCGTTCAATATGGCAATGCTCTGGAAACTGCCGGTTATTTTCGTTGTCGAGAACAATGGCTATGCAATGGGTACATCCGTTGCCCGTACCTCGAACGTAACTGATTTATATACCCTTGCAGAAGCCTACGATATGCCATCTGAACCAGTCGATGCGATGAGCGTCGAAGCGGTTCACGAATCGGTTAGCCGCGCAGCTGAACGCGCTCGTGCTGGTGAAGGTCCTACATTCCTTGAGTTTCGTACGTATCGGTATCGTGGTCACTCTATGTCGGACCCACAGAAATACCGGACAAAAGATGAGCTTGAACAATACAAGCAACGTGACCCCATCGAGCATATCAAGGGTCAAATTCTAGAGCTGGGTCACGCAACAGAAGAAGATCTTGCCGCTATTGATCAGAAGATTAAAGGTATCGTTGATGAGTCAGTTAAATTTGCTGAAGAATCACCTTATCCTTCTCCTGAAGAAGCATTTAAAGATGTGTATATGCAGCAGGATTATCCATTCCTGATGGAATAATGATCGCAATGCATACCCTTACCTTTTCTCTAAACCCGGGACTTATCGTCTCGGGTTTTTTTGTTGAACTCTTTGCAATATTTAATTGTATATACATTAAATGTAACGACATTAATTTTCAAAAGTAAAAATTAGTTAACCAGTTAACCACGTTCAAATTCATGGAAACGCTCATAAACGGACTTCACCACGTTACAACGCTTGCAGGCGATACACAGAAAAATGTTGATTATTATACAGATATTCTGGGGCTTCGGTTGGTAAAGAAGACGGTCAACTTTGATGCTCCGGATGTGTATCATTTATATTATGGTAACGAGACTGGTTCGCCTGGAACGATACTAACCTTTTTCCCGTATGGCAATTTACCACGCGGTCGGAAGGGAGTTGGCCAGTTGACCTACACAGCCTTTTCGGCACCAATCGCATCACTACGTTTCTGGATGGACCGGTTGCATGAACGTAACATTCCATATGCTGGTCCGTACAAACGTTTTTCGGAAACCTATCTGCGCTTCGAAGATTTTGATGGAATGGGAATTGAACTAGTCTTTAATGACGATGATCAACGCCCTGGTTGGGACAACGGTCGAATTCCGGCTGAGTTTGCTGTGCGTGGTTTTCATACCGTCACCCTGAACGAATCAAATCCAGATCGTACCATAAAACTGCTGACCGAAAATCTACAGCATACACTGGTAGGGGAGGAGGAAGGCCGTTTCCGGTTTAAAGCTGCGAATGGCGGTTCAGGAAACTACGTAGATGTCCTGCATTCTCCTACTGATGTGCGGTCGTTACAGGGCGCAGGTTCGGTGCACCATGTGGCTTTCTCGACCGATTCCGATGAAACGCAACTGATCCTTCAGGAGCAATTGCTGACTGCTGGCTATCACGTCACCCCTGTGCAGGACCGTAACTATTTTAACAGCATTTACTTCCGTGAGCCAGGTGGTATTCTTTTCGAAGTAGCCACTAACCCTCCTGGATTTGCCGTCGATGAACCCGTTTCTGAACTGGGAACAAACCTTAAATTACCCGCTCAATACGAACCTCGTCGGGCAGCGCTGGAAGCTGAATTACCGAAGATTATCGTCAAATAAATTGATGAATGCGGAGTCTAAAAGACACACGTGTTTTACACAGTAATGGCTCTGTGTCCTTTTGGCTCCGCGTTTAAAATAACCTTTGCATTTACACGGTTATGATTCACAACCCGAATAACATCCGAACTGCCGGTAAGCCGCTCGAAGAAGCATCGAAAGTGATGATCATGGTTCACGGTCGGGGCGGATCAGCGAGTGATATTCTGTCGTTATCTCAATACATTAATGATAAGGATTTCGCTTTTATCGCGCCCGAAGCTCAGGGTAACACCTGGTATCCTTATTCATTTTTGAGGCCAGTTCAGGAAAACGAACCCTATCTGTCATCAGGTCTCGAAGTGTTGGCTAGCCTGCGCGGTCGGTTACAGGCTGACTTTAATTTTAAGCTACCTCAGATTTACTGGCTTGGTTTTTCGCAGGGTGCCTGTCTGATGCTGGAGTTCGTAGCTCGCAACGCTACCGAGTATGGTGGTGTATTTGGTCTAAGTGGCGGACTGATCGGTCCCGATGAAACGCCACGGCAGTATGAGGGGTCTTTTGGGAATACACCGATTTTTTTAGGCTGTAGTGATCGAGATGCTCATATACCAAAAGAGCGTGTTCTGGAATCAGAGCGCGTATTTCAACAGTTGGGAGCTAGTGTTACGGCAAAATTGTATCCAAATTTTCCACACACAATTAACGAAGATGAGCTAAAGATTGTTAATTTGCTGATAGCCGACAGTTAATCGTCCGGCCAACATTTAACAAATTTGCCTATGAGCCAGTATATGGTTGAATTTGACCTTCCGGCTGTTATGGATGATGGGTTCACAAACCGGATTCCTGCCCAACGGCTCAAAGTGGAGGAATTGATGGAAAAAGGCTTCCTGCTCTCTTATTCACTTTCAGTAGATCGCCAGAAATTATGGTGCATCTTCAAAGCCGATTCGGAGCTGGAAGTTATGGAGTCAATCTCGGAGTTTCCACTTATAAAATATATGACGCCGATGATCACTGAATTGATGTTTCACAATATGGTGGCCGCCCGAATTCCATTGTTCTCATTGAACTAAACGAATTGAAAACCCTTCCTTACGAAGGGTTTTTTCTTGTCCTGTAAATTGTACTTTTGCAGGCATCATTTACCCAAATATGCATAAGTAACCGGGTTTTAACTGGTTACATAATTTTATAACTGTTTGATTATCAGTTCCACGTGGAAACATTTTTTTATGTGTAGTTGAACTGCCAATTTATAAGAAACACATGACTCCCAACATACTTATTTGTCAGTCTGAACGCGAGCTTGAAACCCTGTTCGCGACTGATTTTATAGCTCATATCGATGGCAAAAAGACGCAGACACTTCGTCTATTTTACGAGGAAATTGCCGACCTTCTAGAGATCCCAGACTTCGGTTTTAACCTGGATGCGCTCAACGATTCGCTCAACGATTTGCAGTGGCTGGAAGATGAACGGATCGTTATTTACGTAACCAGCACGAATGAGTTTATCAGTAAAGAACGCGACCCAGCAAAATTAGGCAGTGTGTTAAGTATTCTGGATGCTACCGCCGAAGACTGGAAATGGGTCGATGACGACGATGAAATAACCGAGAAAAAGGAAATAGTTATTGTCTTCGAAGACAGTAGTCGAATCAGGAAGCTGCTGGATCAGGAAAGTATTGACTATAAGCAAATGTCAGAGTTGAAATAACTTATTAACGCAACAAATTTTGAAAACCTGCTGTTACACTAGTATGCCGCCGGAATACCCTTCCAGCGGCTTTTCGTGTTTGCTCATTCCAACCTGAACGTCGCTTGAAACCAGAAGATTTGCTCGGCCTGTATGCCGACGATAGTTATATAAAACTACTAGCCGAACCCTTTAGTCACAAGCCTACAAGTGAGCCGCAACGCTTACAGATCAAAGGGATGGCAGGGAGTCTGGATGCCGTATTAGCCTCATCCATCTATAAATCGGTTGGTGGTAATCACCTGTATATCCTGACTGACCGGGATGAAGCCGCTTATTTTTTCAACGATTTGCAAAATCTGCTTGGTCGTGAAGTGTTGCTATTCCCGATGTCCTATAAGAAGCCCTATCAATACGAAGAGGTTGAGAATGCGAATGTATTGATGCGGGCTGAAGTCTTGAATAAGCTCAATCCGGCTCCGAAGGATGGACTATTGATGGTGACGTATCCAGAAGCTTTGTCAGAAAAAGTTATTAACAAGCGATCGTTGCAGGCCAACACACTAACCATCCGGGTAGGAGAGAAACTGGATACCAATTTTGTTGCAGAACTGCTTAACGATTACGAGTTTGAAAAAACAGACTTTGTCTATGAAGCTGGGCAGTTTTCCGTGCGGGGGGGTATCATCGATGTGTTTTCATTTGCCAGCGAGTTCCCGTTTAGGATCGATCTGTTCGACGACGAGGTCGAAAGTATCCGCAAATTCAATCCAGAATCCCAGCTTTCGACCGATCCCGTCGATTTCATCAATATTATTCCCAATATTCAGACAAAGCTCACTCAGGAAACCCGCGAGCCATTTTTCGATTTCCTGCCCGAGGGCACGACCATCTGGGCAAAGGATGTTGAATTTACGCTCGAAATCATCGAGAAATGCTACGAAAAAGCTGAACAGAGTTTCGCTACAGTTCTGGCAAACAGCGGAGGAATTCAGATCGTAGCTGATCCTGGCGACCTGTTTGAAACCCGCCGAACATTTTTAAACGAGTTAAAAACGTTCCGCACGGTCGAGTTTGGCCGCAAATTCTATTTTAAAACCGAAAGCAGACAGCAGTATAGCTCCAAACCACAACCGTCGTTTAACAAAGATTTTAAACGATTGGTCGATGTTTTGGGCGAAAATCAGTCGAAAGGTTTTACCAATATCATTGCGGCCGAATCATTCAAACAACTCGACCGCCTTCGGACCATTTTTGAGGAACTTGATCCATTCGTAAAATTTCAGCCAATGAACGTTGGTTTGCGCGAGGGATTTATTGATGAGGCCCTTAAAATAGCGTGCTTCACCGACCACCAGATTTTTGATCGTTATTACAAATACCGTGTTCAGGATAAGTTTTCGAAGTCAAAGGCGCTAACTCTCCGCGAATTAAAGACACTTCAGCCAGGCGATTACGTTACCCACGTCGATCATGGTATTGGCCGTTTTGCTGGATTAGAGAAAGTAGACCATGCCGGGAATGAGCAGGAAGCGATTCGGCTCATTTATCGCGACAATGACATTCTGCTGGTCAGTATCCACAGTTTGCATAAGATTGCGAAGTACAGCGGCAAGGAAGGCGGCCCGCCAACCATGAGTAAACTGGGTTCGCAGGAGTGGGAACAGAAAAAATCACGTGTCCGAAAGCAGGTAAAAGATATTGCCCGCGAGCTCATTGCCCTTTACGCCAAACGTAGAACCGCACCCGGTTATGCCTACAGCCGGGATAGTTTCTTGCAGGCTGAACTTGAATCGTCGTTCCTGTACGAAGACACGCCCGATCAGGCCAAAGCGACTAACGACGTTAAAGACGATATGGAACAGCCACACCCAATGGATCGGCTGGTCTGTGGTGATGTTGGATTCGGCAAGACAGAAATTGCGATCAGAGCGGCTTTCAAAGCAGTTACGGATAATAAACAGGTAGCTGTGCTTGTGCCTACAACCATTCTGGCCATGCAGCACTTCAAGACGTTTAGTGAGCGAATGGCCGATTTCCCGGTTAAAATTGATTACATCAACCGATTCCGAACAGCTGCTCAAACGAAAGAAATTCTGAAAGGTGTCAGCTCAGGAGAGATCGGTATTCTCATTGGAACTCATCGAATTGTCAATAAAGACATCAAATTCAAGGATTTAGGGCTTTTAGTGATTGATGAAGAGCAGAAATTTGGGGTTAAAACCAAAGATCGGCTGAAAGAAATGCGGGTTGAAGTAGACGTATTAACACTTACAGCTACCCCAATTCCGCGCACGCTCCATTTTTCGCTCATGGGTGCCCGCGACCTCTCGGTCATTGCTACGCCCCCGCCCAACCGCCAGCCGGTTACGACAGAGGTACATCCATTTAATGAAACCATTATCCGTGATGCAATCAGCTATGAAATTCGGCGTGGTGGCCAGGTTTTCTTTGTGCATAATCGAGTTAACGACATCGAATCGATTGGGAACCTGATTCTGCGACTCGTTCCCGAAGCGCGTATCGGTGTAGCTCATGGTCAGATGGACGGCGATAAGCTGGAACGGGTTATGACACGATTTATTGAAGGCGATTACGATGTATTAGTATCCACCAATATTATTGAGTCGGGTCTGGATATTTCGAACGCTAATACAATTCTGATCAACAATGCACATTACTTTGGCTTATCAGATCTCCACCAGATGCGCGGTAGGGTAGGGCGGTCGAACCGGAAAGCATTTTGTTACCTGCTTACACCCCCGCCCTCCGTTATGACGTCAGATGCCCGAAAACGACTTCAGACACTTGAAGATTTTTCTGATCTGGGCGAAGGGTTCAAAATTGCCATGCGCGACCTCGACATTCGGGGTGCCGGAAATTTGCTGGGCGCCGAGCAAAGTGGCTTTGTGAACGATCTCGGTTTTGAGATGTATCATAAAATATTGGATGAAGCCGTTCAGGAACTGCGCGAAAATGAATTTAAAGATCTGTTTGAGACGAAGCCTGGCGACTTGAAGCTGGCCTTGCCTGACACCGTCATTGAAACTGACTTACAAGTCGTTATTCCAGAGCGGTATGTCTCCAATATTTCTGAGCGACTGGCTCTTTATACCCGGTTAGATAGTATCCAGAACACCGAAGAATTGCAGGCATTTCATCAGGAAGTCCTCGATCGCTTCGGTCCAATGCCGGAAGAGGTCGAAAATCTTATTAAAATGGTTAACGTTCGCTGGAAAGCCGAACGGTTGTACCTTGAAAAACTGACGCTTAAGAATAATATCCTTAAAGGCTACTTCGTTTCTAACGGGAATGATGACTTCTTCAAATCCGATCAGTTTGGCAAGGTAATTGAATACATTAAACGAAATCCAGCCCACTGTTCGTTGAAGGAATCGAAAAACCGCCTTGTTTTCACGCACAACAACGTATACTCTGTTGAGCAGCTCAATGAAATAATGGGGAATTTAACAAGTTAATAGTAGCATAAGAGAGAGGGAAGATGAGATAAAAGACCTATAATCAATCAAATAATCCGAAAGTCTTTTATTGTGTATCTTAAATCCTTTATCTTAAATTATTTTTGCACCTACGTTTTACACAAAATAGAGCAATGATTCAAAAGTATCACCTGCAACGAGTGGCTTATGTGCTGCTGGCAATGGCGGCCCTTGCATCTTGTAAGTCCAAGCACCCAACCAGCGTGCAGCCAGGGAAGAAGAGTACGGCGACGGGGATTGCTTACAACCAGAAAGACGGTTTTCAGGTAAAGAAATTTGCGGGACAGAAAGCTGGTCCAAACCTCGTTTTTGTTGAAGGTGGCCGGTTCACAATGGGTGCTCTCGAAGAAGATGTAATGAATAGCCGCGATAACCGTGAGCGCACAGTGTCGATCCAGTCTTTTTATATGGATGAGACCGAGATCGCAAACGTTCACTATCTCGAATATTTGAACGCAATCACACGCGATTCTTCGGAAGAAGTAGTAAAAGCAGCATTGCCTGATACAACTGTTTGGGCAAACCCGCTTTCGTTCAACGATTCTTACGTTACCCAATATCTTCGTTATCCGGCTTTCCGGTATTACCCGGTTGTGGGTGTGTCGTGGGTACAGGCTAGTGATTATGCTGTTTGGCGCTCGAATGCTGTCAATAACGAACTGGCAAAAGGAGGGACCAAGAAAAAAGGGGGCGGTTTCTCGCTAAAACGTAAATCGAAAAAAGAAGCAGAACCTGCTCTTGCTGAAGCAACGACATCGACAGCTCCGCCAAAACCAAGCCTGGAAAGTGGCATGGTGCTGCCCGATTATCGACTACCAACCGAAGCCGAATGGGAATATGCTGCCAAAGCCCTGATTGGAACGCAATACATGGACGAGAATCAAATTAATCAGCGGATTTATCCCTGGGATGGTTCTTCGGTTCGGAATCCAAAGAAAGGCCGCAAACAGGGGCAGATGCTGGCGAACTTCAAGCGTGGACGCGGTGACTATGCCGGTATTGCTGGGCGTTCCAATGATGGTGCTATTATCACAGCGGAGATTTATTCTTATCCAGCCAATGATTTTGGTCTCTACAACATGGCAGGTAACGTAAATGAATGGGTGTATGACGTTTATCGTCCGCTGTCTTATCAGGACGTAAATGACCTGAATCCAATTCGCCGGAATGGTTATATGGATGATGCCAAGAATTACGACTCCAAGAATAAGCAGTCGCTGATTGACGATAAGCTTAGAGTTTATAAAGGCGGTTCCTGGAACGACGTAGCTTACTGGTTATCACCAGGTACTCGCCGATTCCTGGATCAGGATTCAGCTACTGCAATGATTGGTTTCCGCTGCGCTATGATCGGTGTTGGCCGTAATAAATAGACACACAACTTACTAAATAGTAAGGCGGTCATTCAGCAATGGATGGCCGCTTTTTTGTTGATAGGGCCCAAGAAACAGTTCTAGTTAACGCGTCGTAGCAAGTGTCAATACGCCAACTGATTTACACCCAGCCCGTAACAACTCAATTGCACAGGCTTCAATAGTCGATCCCGTCGTTAATACATCGTCGACTATAACGATATTTTTCCCTTCAATTTCTTCTGGATTTGGTACGGCAAATACCGTTTTTACGTTTTCCCACCGTTCCAGGCGATTTTTCCGGGTTTGTGATTCTTTAAACCGTTTCCGAATAAGTATATCGGTTCTGGCAGGAACGTTAAGTGCTTCAGAAAGTCCTTCGGCAATCCAATCGGCCTGATTATAACCCCGTTGTTGTAAGCGACGCTTATGCAACGGAACGCCAATTATTACGTCTATTTCTTTTATCAGTTCACTTTCCGATTTGAGTTGATAACCGTACCAGCCAGCTATTTCCTTTGCAGCTTCTTTTTGGCCTTTATATTTAATCTGATGGATTAGTTTTTGTACTGTACCAGCCTTTGCGTAGTGGATGAAAGATGCCACAAAATGAATGGGGACTTTTCCGGCGAACTTATTGAGAAGATTTTGGTCATAAGGCTGACGATGTTGATTTGTTTCCGGTAAATTAATCCGGCAATGCGTACAAAGTAACTTTTCGTGATCACCCAAAGACCGGCTACAACCGAGACATAGCACAGGAAAAAGTAGGTCCGTAAAGTCAGCTACAAGTGTTCGAATAAACCGAAACATGGTGATTGTTCGTTAGTTAAAAGAAATCGTTGTAAATTAGAGAGAACAATAACTGCCTGAATTGTTGTGGATATAAAAAACATAGATGAGGCCTGGAATGAACTGCTTAACCAACTCGAAAATTTGGTTGGCAAGCGCCCTGTTGACCTCAACGCCGTCCTGTTTTTGATTGGCGTACAAGAACTGGGGAAGGGGCCCCGACGATTTTCGAAAGAAGTAAAACAGGACTTAATGCACATTGCTGTTTGTCGGGTATTGAGCCAGTCAGGTTATTATTCCTTCGAGGGTTATGACAAAGATGGCTGGCCACAATGGACATTAATGAAGCCAATTCCGCATGCTGATTTATTAACGCAAGAGATTTTTTTGAAAGAACATGTAATTTCCTACTTCCAGTCTGAATTAGTTTAACCGCTCAACCTGAATACCTATGCACTCGTCAAACTCTTACACGATGTTAGTGCAACGCATTGAAGAATACAAAAAACGCTACTTCCAGAATCAATTGGTTAAAGGCGTTTTATTCTTTGTTGCCTTGCTTGGAAGTGGATATCTACTTATCAATACCGCCGAATTCATCGGGCGTTTCAACTCAGTTGGTCGGGGAATTCTGTTTTTCAGCTTTCTACTGACTATCCTTGCTGGCCTATTT comes from Spirosoma aureum and encodes:
- a CDS encoding TolC family protein; this translates as MIWLLSLLSSPGLLLAQDRQSFSLNEAIRFAVEHNINVKNSVLDAQSAEGRIRELRGVALPQVSASGQVMDNLIIQRVFLPAVFFDPKASPDAPAVPVQFGVNYSGSLTGNLNQLLFDASYRLGLRAADTYRQLAQKNIMASKVTVAEQVAKAYYSVLVNEQQLKLLDLNISRVDTLYQNTLGLNKQGFAEKIDVSRLEVQVNNLKAERQNVQNLIELSYYLLKFQMGLGINDNIALTEDIKDIDLDEVERTTVQPVTEQFDYNQRIEFATLQSQIELADLDVQSVAKRYYPTLSAFANYGYNTGRNQFSHLFTDAWFNSSAIGINLSIPIFDGFQKRYQAQQKRFTLQKTQNSSILLKNSIDLQIRQASVTLKNSLQTLRTQKRNVDLAKEVARVTKIKYQEGVGSNIEVLDAENSFRQAQNNYFVSLYNFLQTKVDADKASGKLYSGQ
- a CDS encoding TetR/AcrR family transcriptional regulator; this encodes MKERILAETERLFWKYGVRSVTMEDIARQLGISKKTIYQHFADKEQILYQVMRDKMVKNQSEMECMTIKTDNPVEEILHVLTMMQKHADQVSPNLLIDIKRHYPQAFALFRQYKEQHIMHSILENIQKGISQGLYRSDINPTLLARLRVEQIELAFNNEIFPTDQYTMLEIQHELMHHFVRGMLTEKGFIIYNQYVNHHSYDNKEYQADSNDLAPQPAE
- the recF gene encoding DNA replication/repair protein RecF (All proteins in this family for which functions are known are DNA-binding proteins that assist the filamentation of RecA onto DNA for the initiation of recombination or recombinational repair.), with translation MHLEKLSLTNFKNYEDGRYAFGRQVNVIVGPNGSGKTNLLDAVYFLALSKSAFQSQDALSILHDADYFIIDGIFEEHERTVQITISLQRGQRKVLMADKKPYERISEHIGRFPVVLVAPNDTDLVREHSEDRRHFFDGVLSQLDAEYLRNYLTYQQVLKQRNSLLKLFAERNQVDNDLLDTYDEPLLELGQKIHDRRRQFVEEFLPSFQAHYAYLSDDRETVSIVYESEVSNPDFADEFRHFRRRDTVLQRTTMGVHKDDYAFMIGDRSGEPVALKKFGSQGQQKTFVIALKLAQFDQLQAEKGVKPILLLDDIFDKLDDRRIGKLIQQMDEGAFGQLFITDARPERTRELLTNVKADVRFFQIGE
- the pdhA gene encoding pyruvate dehydrogenase (acetyl-transferring) E1 component subunit alpha, with amino-acid sequence MASVKEKSERGTTAKQNGKAPAAAKTQHPKERYMYWYESMQLQRKFEEKAGQLYGQQKIRGFCHLYIGQEACSSGSYSALTKDDKWITAYRDHGIPLALGSDPKAIMAELFAKQTGSSKGKGGSMHIFDKSVNFVGGHGIVGAQIPMGAGIAFSEKYNKTGNLCICFMGDGAVRQGALHEAFNMAMLWKLPVIFVVENNGYAMGTSVARTSNVTDLYTLAEAYDMPSEPVDAMSVEAVHESVSRAAERARAGEGPTFLEFRTYRYRGHSMSDPQKYRTKDELEQYKQRDPIEHIKGQILELGHATEEDLAAIDQKIKGIVDESVKFAEESPYPSPEEAFKDVYMQQDYPFLME
- a CDS encoding ring-cleaving dioxygenase, which produces METLINGLHHVTTLAGDTQKNVDYYTDILGLRLVKKTVNFDAPDVYHLYYGNETGSPGTILTFFPYGNLPRGRKGVGQLTYTAFSAPIASLRFWMDRLHERNIPYAGPYKRFSETYLRFEDFDGMGIELVFNDDDQRPGWDNGRIPAEFAVRGFHTVTLNESNPDRTIKLLTENLQHTLVGEEEGRFRFKAANGGSGNYVDVLHSPTDVRSLQGAGSVHHVAFSTDSDETQLILQEQLLTAGYHVTPVQDRNYFNSIYFREPGGILFEVATNPPGFAVDEPVSELGTNLKLPAQYEPRRAALEAELPKIIVK
- a CDS encoding alpha/beta hydrolase, which gives rise to MIHNPNNIRTAGKPLEEASKVMIMVHGRGGSASDILSLSQYINDKDFAFIAPEAQGNTWYPYSFLRPVQENEPYLSSGLEVLASLRGRLQADFNFKLPQIYWLGFSQGACLMLEFVARNATEYGGVFGLSGGLIGPDETPRQYEGSFGNTPIFLGCSDRDAHIPKERVLESERVFQQLGASVTAKLYPNFPHTINEDELKIVNLLIADS
- a CDS encoding muconolactone Delta-isomerase family protein — translated: MSQYMVEFDLPAVMDDGFTNRIPAQRLKVEELMEKGFLLSYSLSVDRQKLWCIFKADSELEVMESISEFPLIKYMTPMITELMFHNMVAARIPLFSLN
- a CDS encoding barstar family protein, with translation MTPNILICQSERELETLFATDFIAHIDGKKTQTLRLFYEEIADLLEIPDFGFNLDALNDSLNDLQWLEDERIVIYVTSTNEFISKERDPAKLGSVLSILDATAEDWKWVDDDDEITEKKEIVIVFEDSSRIRKLLDQESIDYKQMSELK